One Comamonas odontotermitis genomic window, CACGGCCTACATGCTCGATGCCCGCAGCGGCGAACTGCGCCCGGCTGCCCGCAATCCCGGCACCACGATGGAAGTCAAGGAACTGTTCTTCAGCACCCCAGCGCGCCGCAAGTTCCTCAAGACCGATGCCACCGAGCTGGCCCATTGCATCGAGGCCGTGCGCCGCCATGCGCTCACCCGCCCATCGGTCGGTTTTGCCATCTGGCACGAAGGCAAGCTGGTGGAGCAATGGCGCGCCACGCTGGGCGCTGCCGACCTCGATGCCGCGCCCGATGCCGATACCCGTGAGCAACTGGTGCAGCAGGCGCTGGACAAGCGGCTGGCCGATGTATTGGGCCATGACTTTCTGGAGCAATCGGTGGTGGTGCACTACCGCGCCGGCCATGTGCTGGTGCGTGGCCGGGCAGGCGTTCCCAATGCAGCCCGCTCCCGCGCCGACCAGCAGTTCTGCTACGTGAACGGCCGCTTCGTCCGCGACAAGGTGCTCACGCACGCTGCGCGTGCCGCGTATGAAGACGTGCTGCACGGCAACCGCCAGCCGGTGTATGCGCTCTACGTCAGCATCGACCCGATGCGCGTGGATGTGAACGTGCACCCCACCAAGATAGAGGTGCGTTTTCGCGACAGCCGTGAAGTGCACCAGGCGGTGCTGCATGGCGTGGAAAACGCCCTTGCCGCACCACGTGCGCACCACCTTGCAGATGCGCAGCCCACACCTGCGGCAGCAGCCGCTGCTGACGCCGGTGGTTTGGAGCCCCAGCGCCCTTCAGCGCTTTCCCCTCAAGCGCAGACTGCTATATATTTTGAAGCAACCCCTCGCATCGATGGCGCCCAGGCACTGCAACAGGCCGCCGTGCTGTGGGGCCAGGCAGACCGGGCACCTGCAGGTTTACAGTCTCCATCGTCCACAATGCCGCCCCAGACTGGTACCCCGCCCGCGTGGCGCGCACAGGAGGCATCGACCGCATGGGCCGTACAGCCCGCCAGCCCGCAACTGGTCCCCACGCTGCCGCCGGAATCTGCCGAAAACCCCTGGCCGCTGGGCCGCGCGGTGGCGCAGATCCATGGCGTCTACATCCTGGCGGAGAACGCCCAGGGCATGGTAATCGTCGACATGCACGCCGCGCACGAGCGCATCGTGTACGAGCGGCTCAAAAGCCAGCTGGATGACGGTGATGCCAGCAGTGCCATCTCCAGCCAGCCGCTTTTGATCCCCGCCACCTTCTCGGCCACCCCCGAAGAAGTGGCAACCGCCGAGGAAAACGCCGAAACACTGGCACAGCTGGGCATGGAGATCGTCCCCTTTTCACCCAAGACGCTGGCCGTGCGCGCAACGCCCACCACATTGGCGCAAGGCAACCCGGTCGAATTGGCCCGCAGCGTGCTGGCAGAACTGGCCCAGCACGACGCCAGCACCGTGGTGCAGCGGGCGCGCAACGAAATCCTGGGCACCATGGCCTGCCACGGTGCTGTGCGTGCCAACCGGCAGCTCACCATCGACGAGATGAACGCCCTGCTGCGCGACATGGAGCGCACCGAACGCTCCGACCAGTGCAACCACGGGCGGCCCACATGGCGGCAATTGACGATGAAGGAGCTGGACGGCTTGTTCTTGCGGGGACGTTGATCTGGAATGCCTTGAGCTTGCTCAAGGCCCTGCGCTGACCGCAAGCGCCTTTCTTTCCGCACAAGCCCCAAAAAACGAAGAGCGCCGTCGGCGCTCTTCGTTGCTTATTGCAGCCCTGGTGCCGATCCGGTCAGCACCATTGCCGTCGGCATTACCGCATCAGTGCGCAGCCGCTGCAGCATCTGCGCCACCGCCGCCGTGGCCTTTGGGGCCCTTGGCCAGCCATACAAGCGGTATCAGCAGCAGGAACAGCACCGACGACGCCCAGAAGATATCGTTGGCCGCCAGCATGAAAGCCTGCTGGTTGACCATGCGGTCCACCTGCGCCAGCGCTTGCTGCAGGCTCAGCCCTGTAGCCTGCAGACCCTGCACCACCTGCGCCGTCGGGCCATCGCCCAGCGTGATGTGCTCCACCAGCTGCGCATGGTGCAGGCTGGCGCGGCGCTCCCACAGCGTGGTTGAAATCGAGGTGCCGACCGCACCGCAAGTGATACGCACGAAGTTCGACAGTCCCGACGCGCTGGGCATCTTCTCGGGCGGAATTTCGCTGAGCGTGATCGTCATCAAGGGAATGAAGAAGCCCGCCATGGCAATACCCTGCACGATGGTAGGAATCATGATGGTGGTCAAGTCGACCTGGGTATTGAAGCGCGCACGCATCCACATCACGATGCCGAACAC contains:
- the mutL gene encoding DNA mismatch repair endonuclease MutL, with translation MTAETNEQTLESQDAPTLTGTTVQPRRQIQDLPDELVSQIAAGEVVERPASVVRELVDNALDAGATSITVRLLAGGVRLITVEDDGCGIPREELPIALRRHATSKIRNLHDLESVATMGFRGEALAAIASVSEMAVLSRPQDQDTAYMLDARSGELRPAARNPGTTMEVKELFFSTPARRKFLKTDATELAHCIEAVRRHALTRPSVGFAIWHEGKLVEQWRATLGAADLDAAPDADTREQLVQQALDKRLADVLGHDFLEQSVVVHYRAGHVLVRGRAGVPNAARSRADQQFCYVNGRFVRDKVLTHAARAAYEDVLHGNRQPVYALYVSIDPMRVDVNVHPTKIEVRFRDSREVHQAVLHGVENALAAPRAHHLADAQPTPAAAAAADAGGLEPQRPSALSPQAQTAIYFEATPRIDGAQALQQAAVLWGQADRAPAGLQSPSSTMPPQTGTPPAWRAQEASTAWAVQPASPQLVPTLPPESAENPWPLGRAVAQIHGVYILAENAQGMVIVDMHAAHERIVYERLKSQLDDGDASSAISSQPLLIPATFSATPEEVATAEENAETLAQLGMEIVPFSPKTLAVRATPTTLAQGNPVELARSVLAELAQHDASTVVQRARNEILGTMACHGAVRANRQLTIDEMNALLRDMERTERSDQCNHGRPTWRQLTMKELDGLFLRGR